Within Dehalococcoidia bacterium, the genomic segment CCCTCTCGACGGCCGTGTCCATGCCGACCACCGAGGTCGTCAAGGTGCTCGCGCCATCGGTCGTCAACATCTCGACCGAGCTCGCGACCGCAGGCCTGTTCAACCCTCCGTTTTCGCCGAGCGGCATCGCGACCGGGGTCATACTCAGCCCCGAGGGACACGTGCTGACCAACTACCACGTCGTGGAGGCTGGCCAGGACATCACGGTAACTCTCAGCGACGGCACCATCCACGAGGCTGAGGTCGTCGGCCAGGACCCGGTGACAGACATCGCGGTGATCAAGATCGTGGGCGTCGAGGACCTTGTGCCCGCACGTCTGGGCGACTCGTCTGCGCTGGAGGTCGGAGAGGACGTCATCGCTATCGGTCACGCCATGGGGCTGCGCGGCGCTCCCACGGTGAGCAAGGGAGTCGTGAGCGGCCTGGGGCGTGCGGTGGACACCACGCATAACACCACGATCGTGGACCTGATCCAGACCGATGCCTCCATCAACCCTGGCAACAGCGGCGGACCGCTGGTCAACTCGCGCGCCGAGGTGATCGGGATCAACACCATCGTCGTCAGCGTAGGGCAGGGCATCGGGTTCGCCATCAACATCAACGACGCCCAGGAGGTCGCAAGGCAGATCATCGACCAGGGATTCGTGCGCCGGGGCTATCTAGGCGTTCTACCCCTGGCGATTAATCCGCTGGTTGCAGCGCAGCTCGGGCTCGATCCGGAGGTCGAGGGCATCCTGCTGCGGCAGGTGCTTCCGGGCAGCGCCGCAGACGACGCCGGGCTCATGGTCGGGGACATCATCCTGAGCATGGATGACCAGCCGCTGCGCAACACAGGGGAGCTGTCCAAGTTCCTGATCTCGCACCATCCGGGAGATGCAGTGAACGTGACGCTGCTTAGAGAGGGAAAAGAGCTGATCGCCAACATCACCCTGGCGGAGCGGCCGGGGGAGTAGGGGAGAAGGGACTTCTGGTCCCCTACATTCGCAGGTCCAGCCGCGGCTGGAGTAGTCTCTGAGGCACTTCGTTCTCGCGCATGAACTCCACCAGAAGCCGGTGTAGCTCTCCGGCCACGTCCATGTGTCTACCTATGACGTTGTCATTCTGATGGGGATCGGACTCCAGGTTGTATAGCTGGGACACCCCAGGGTCAGGACTGTAGAGAAGGCTCCACTGTCCCGCGGTAACGGTCGTGACGGAAGGGTCCTTGAGGTCGCGGAGGAAGTTGTCGACAGACCTGACCGGGTCTCCTGGGTTGGCAAAGGGAAGGCTGCTGATCGTGTACTCACGGCCTGACCGTGACCTGTCTCGCATCGCGGGCGCGAGTGAGCGGCCCTGTACGAAGTCCGGGATGTCCAGATCCAGCAGATCGAGCACCGTGGGCATCACGTCGATTGCTGAACTCAATCCGCTGTAGGCGCCTGGCGACACTCCGGGAGCGCGGACGAGCAGAGGCAGGTGAACGAGCTCCTCGAAGAGTGGAGAGTAGCTCCACATCGACCCGATTTCGTCGTATGGGCGAAGCGTCCCGTCCGGGTACTTGTCAGAGCTCATCTTGCCGAAGAGGCCGCCGTGCTCTCCGAAGTAGAAGCCGTGATCGGTGGTGAAGATGACGATCGTCCTGTCCTCGATCCCCATGTTCTGAACGGACTTCAGCAGAAAGCCCACCCAGGTGTCGACCATCGTGATCTCGCCGCAGTAGGTGGCGTGCGCCTTGCGAAGCTGCGACTCCTGGTATCCGGGCATATCGTGCCAGTTGCCGTAGAGCGGGAGCACCAGCTCGCCGTCGTAGTCCGGCATGTAGAGCTCCGTGTAGTAGGCAGGGGCGTCCCAGGGCTCGTGCGGGTCCCAGGTGTCGACATACAGGAAGAAGTCCTCCTTGTAGTGGCGCTCCAGCCACTGAATGGCGGACATGAACGTCTTCGGCGCGTTCCTGTCCGCTTCGCTGCGCCACGCATCCCTGACATCCAGCGCCTCGTGGTGATAGCCGGGCTCCGGGATCAGCGACCACAGGGAGTCCTGTCCGATGTTCATGAAGAAGGACTGGAAGCCCCGGTCGTAGTTCATCCCGTCCCTGAGGTAGTAGGGAGTGTCCACAGAGGCTGCCGTGTGCAGGCCGTGTCCAGCCAGGATCTCGGCCAGTGTGGTCACACCGGAGGGAAGCGGCTCCCAGCCCATGAAGGACATCGTCCACCGTCCCGTCTGGTGATCGGCCCTCGTGGGCATGGTCGGGAAGCCGGCGGAGTAGTGGGCGTCGAACCTGACTGACCCGGCTGCGAGCGTGTCGAGTGAGGGAGTGCGGATGCGCGGATTGCCATAGGCGCCAACGTGGTCCCTGCGGAATGTATCGGACACAATCCAGATGACGTTCATACCGGCCACCTC encodes:
- a CDS encoding trypsin-like peptidase domain-containing protein, translating into MLKRLIAPILVVLALVAGLVAVGCGSEPAPAAPAEVELVEATVEPATVVVASTPEAPAVTEPASATAPDPTPASVAVVQSSPDPSPTVPPTPTEAVPTATPEPPSTPAPEPTATELPKTPEPQIAVETGAGLKPAPTGTGFSGAASVTLSTAVSMPTTEVVKVLAPSVVNISTELATAGLFNPPFSPSGIATGVILSPEGHVLTNYHVVEAGQDITVTLSDGTIHEAEVVGQDPVTDIAVIKIVGVEDLVPARLGDSSALEVGEDVIAIGHAMGLRGAPTVSKGVVSGLGRAVDTTHNTTIVDLIQTDASINPGNSGGPLVNSRAEVIGINTIVVSVGQGIGFAININDAQEVARQIIDQGFVRRGYLGVLPLAINPLVAAQLGLDPEVEGILLRQVLPGSAADDAGLMVGDIILSMDDQPLRNTGELSKFLISHHPGDAVNVTLLREGKELIANITLAERPGE
- a CDS encoding sulfatase translates to MNVIWIVSDTFRRDHVGAYGNPRIRTPSLDTLAAGSVRFDAHYSAGFPTMPTRADHQTGRWTMSFMGWEPLPSGVTTLAEILAGHGLHTAASVDTPYYLRDGMNYDRGFQSFFMNIGQDSLWSLIPEPGYHHEALDVRDAWRSEADRNAPKTFMSAIQWLERHYKEDFFLYVDTWDPHEPWDAPAYYTELYMPDYDGELVLPLYGNWHDMPGYQESQLRKAHATYCGEITMVDTWVGFLLKSVQNMGIEDRTIVIFTTDHGFYFGEHGGLFGKMSSDKYPDGTLRPYDEIGSMWSYSPLFEELVHLPLLVRAPGVSPGAYSGLSSAIDVMPTVLDLLDLDIPDFVQGRSLAPAMRDRSRSGREYTISSLPFANPGDPVRSVDNFLRDLKDPSVTTVTAGQWSLLYSPDPGVSQLYNLESDPHQNDNVIGRHMDVAGELHRLLVEFMRENEVPQRLLQPRLDLRM